One Paracidovorax avenae ATCC 19860 genomic region harbors:
- a CDS encoding DUF6402 family protein produces MDPIVQVDREELRAELEKKLPPRVRRFRLDEIPGVMRSRLGWPVAAALMERWFRGVGFAISLPIKISKSPNKLHQLPASQLEENVVTMDWALGFSRVQAAVSQLQARWNSPAGMVELKKRVEQQTGGQIRPWRFGDLNQSAKILDDTCQVNFLNVGRFGDPLDDFYGAMGEATLKIAVSGLVTPAGPRGSGKVSIAIDELAFYLRDSYDFNDDSFLSQPLGFWGPLGVKRSPRSVVDIPLDDQWIYADADDASRQSYLVQNRHFRQWRALHGRGGDFMVVSDVHRVRLAFPITLEW; encoded by the coding sequence ATGGATCCTATTGTTCAGGTCGATAGAGAGGAGCTTCGCGCGGAACTCGAAAAGAAACTGCCGCCCAGGGTTCGGCGCTTCCGGCTCGATGAGATTCCGGGCGTGATGCGCTCGCGCCTGGGGTGGCCGGTGGCGGCGGCGCTGATGGAGCGGTGGTTCAGGGGCGTGGGGTTTGCGATCAGCCTGCCGATCAAAATCAGCAAGTCGCCAAACAAGCTACACCAGTTGCCCGCCTCGCAACTGGAAGAAAACGTGGTTACCATGGACTGGGCCTTGGGCTTCTCCCGTGTGCAAGCCGCCGTGTCCCAATTGCAGGCACGCTGGAACAGCCCAGCGGGAATGGTGGAGCTAAAGAAGCGTGTTGAACAGCAGACGGGAGGACAAATCCGGCCCTGGCGTTTCGGCGATCTGAACCAGTCGGCCAAGATCCTGGACGACACCTGCCAGGTGAATTTCCTGAACGTAGGCCGATTCGGCGATCCCCTGGACGACTTCTATGGGGCCATGGGCGAGGCGACGCTCAAGATCGCGGTGTCGGGCCTGGTGACGCCCGCAGGGCCCAGGGGATCGGGCAAGGTATCCATCGCGATCGACGAGTTGGCCTTCTACCTGCGCGACTCCTATGACTTCAACGACGATTCCTTCCTGTCGCAGCCGCTGGGCTTCTGGGGGCCTCTCGGCGTGAAGCGTTCCCCCCGGTCCGTAGTGGACATTCCCCTCGACGATCAGTGGATATACGCCGATGCCGACGACGCGAGCCGCCAGAGCTATCTGGTGCAGAACCGGCATTTCCGGCAATGGCGCGCCCTGCATGGCCGGGGCGGGGATTTCATGGTCGTCTCCGATGTGCACCGCGTGCGCCTTGCGTTCCCGATTACGCTGGAGTGGTGA
- the ybeY gene encoding rRNA maturation RNase YbeY, with protein sequence MALNQLNLSLQFARFAGVQAHRDALPRHAVARWIRHALATDAEITVRIVDAEEGQALNREYRHKDYATNVLTFDYAQEPVVMADLVLCAPVVEREAREQNKALHEHYAHLLVHGTLHAQGWDHETSAEDADEMEAYETAIMQELGFADPYAD encoded by the coding sequence ATGGCCCTGAACCAGCTCAACCTTTCACTGCAGTTCGCCCGGTTCGCCGGGGTGCAGGCCCACCGCGACGCGCTGCCCCGCCATGCCGTGGCCCGCTGGATCCGCCACGCGCTCGCCACCGACGCGGAAATCACCGTGCGCATCGTCGATGCCGAAGAGGGCCAGGCCCTGAACCGCGAGTACCGGCACAAGGACTACGCCACCAACGTGCTCACCTTCGACTACGCGCAGGAGCCCGTGGTCATGGCCGACCTGGTGCTTTGCGCCCCCGTGGTCGAGCGCGAGGCCCGCGAGCAGAACAAGGCGCTGCACGAGCACTACGCCCACCTGCTGGTGCACGGCACCCTGCACGCCCAGGGCTGGGACCACGAGACCAGCGCCGAGGACGCGGACGAGATGGAGGCCTACGAGACGGCCATCATGCAGGAGCTGGGCTTCGCCGACCCCTACGCGGATTGA
- the dtd gene encoding D-aminoacyl-tRNA deacylase, protein MMGLLQRVREARVEIDGATVGRIGPGLLVLVCAERGDTEAQADRLLDKLLKLRIFADEAGKMNRSVQDTGGGLLLVSQFTLAADTRGGNRPSFTQAAAPDDGRRLYDHFVARARALHPVVETGRFAAEMQVHLVNDGPVTIPLRIAPPGMV, encoded by the coding sequence ATGATGGGACTGCTGCAGCGCGTGCGCGAGGCGCGCGTGGAGATCGACGGAGCCACCGTGGGCCGCATCGGCCCCGGCCTGCTCGTGCTGGTGTGCGCCGAACGCGGCGACACCGAAGCGCAGGCCGATCGCCTCCTCGACAAGCTGCTCAAGCTGCGCATCTTCGCCGACGAAGCGGGCAAGATGAACCGCAGCGTGCAGGACACGGGCGGAGGCCTGCTGCTCGTGAGCCAGTTCACCCTGGCGGCGGACACGCGCGGCGGCAACCGGCCGAGCTTCACGCAGGCGGCCGCGCCGGACGATGGCCGCCGGCTCTACGACCACTTCGTGGCACGCGCCCGCGCCCTGCACCCGGTGGTGGAGACCGGGCGCTTCGCGGCCGAGATGCAGGTGCACCTCGTCAACGACGGGCCGGTGACGATCCCGCTGCGGATCGCCCCGCCGGGCATGGTCTAG
- a CDS encoding cation diffusion facilitator family transporter, whose protein sequence is MKPLPPRTLLWISVGVAFATIGLKGAAWYLTGSVGLLSDALESFVNLAGAVFALMMVAVAERPADGDHPFGHHKAEYFSSGFEGILVLGAALAILWASVHRLLVPAPIEQLGWGLALSVASSALNGLLAWMMLRSARAYRSVALEGDARHLITDVWTSAGVVAGILGVMATGWLWLDPVVAIAVALNIMREGSRLVWRASQGLMDEAVEPQERAAIDAALAAFTQRQPGVHFDHVATRRAGRRRHVSLHLHVPGDWSLAEAARLRGAVEQALVDAVPGLRATIELLPTGMEAVATPMEDDETRSLHP, encoded by the coding sequence ATGAAGCCCCTGCCACCGCGCACGCTGCTCTGGATCTCCGTCGGCGTGGCGTTCGCCACCATCGGCCTCAAGGGTGCCGCCTGGTATCTGACCGGCTCCGTCGGGCTGTTGTCGGATGCTCTCGAATCGTTCGTCAACCTGGCGGGCGCCGTGTTCGCGCTCATGATGGTCGCGGTGGCGGAGCGCCCGGCCGACGGCGACCATCCCTTCGGCCACCACAAGGCCGAATACTTTTCTTCCGGGTTCGAGGGCATCCTCGTGCTGGGGGCTGCGCTGGCCATCCTCTGGGCCTCGGTGCACCGGCTGCTGGTGCCCGCACCCATCGAGCAACTGGGCTGGGGCCTGGCGCTGTCGGTGGCCAGCTCGGCCCTCAACGGCCTGCTCGCCTGGATGATGCTGCGCTCGGCGCGGGCCTACCGCTCCGTGGCGCTGGAGGGCGATGCCCGGCACCTGATCACGGACGTCTGGACGTCGGCCGGCGTGGTGGCGGGCATCCTCGGCGTGATGGCCACGGGCTGGCTCTGGCTCGATCCCGTGGTGGCGATCGCCGTGGCGCTGAACATCATGCGGGAAGGCTCCCGCCTCGTCTGGCGTGCATCGCAGGGCCTGATGGACGAGGCCGTGGAGCCACAGGAGCGCGCGGCCATCGACGCGGCGCTGGCCGCCTTCACCCAACGCCAGCCCGGCGTGCATTTCGACCACGTGGCCACGCGCCGCGCCGGGCGCCGCCGGCATGTGTCCCTGCACCTGCATGTGCCGGGCGACTGGAGCCTGGCCGAGGCCGCGCGGCTGCGGGGCGCGGTGGAGCAGGCGCTGGTGGATGCCGTGCCCGGGCTGCGCGCCACCATCGAACTGCTGCCCACGGGCATGGAAGCCGTGGCCACCCCCATGGAAGACGACGAAACCAGGAGCCTGCACCCATGA
- a CDS encoding amidohydrolase family protein has translation MAELSFPAPGAAEAGRWDAHVHVFDAGAPVQPGHYRPAHQPLARIEALAAAHGVGRLVLVQPSVYGTDNGVMLAALAVRPGVHRGVAVVDPSIADAELDRMHALGVRGIRFNLVSPVGNGPQDLDALAPRLRERDWHVQWYAHAVDLERIAQWHERSGLGCVLDHLAGLHAELPVQDAAWNHLDRLAGLGAWVKLSGWYRLRAQAPYTALRAHIERVARRMPQRMVWGSDWPHTAFAPDRLPDYAGVWTPVVEAIGIDAAGAARQRAGDLYA, from the coding sequence ATGGCTGAACTTTCCTTCCCGGCACCCGGTGCCGCGGAGGCCGGGCGCTGGGATGCGCATGTGCACGTGTTCGATGCCGGGGCTCCCGTGCAGCCGGGCCACTACCGTCCGGCACACCAGCCGCTCGCGCGCATCGAGGCACTGGCCGCCGCCCACGGCGTGGGCCGCCTGGTGCTGGTGCAGCCCAGTGTCTATGGCACCGACAACGGCGTGATGCTCGCGGCGCTGGCCGTGCGCCCCGGCGTGCACCGGGGCGTGGCCGTGGTCGATCCCTCCATCGCCGACGCGGAGCTGGACCGCATGCATGCCCTCGGCGTGCGCGGCATCCGCTTCAACCTCGTGTCGCCCGTGGGCAACGGCCCGCAGGACCTCGACGCGCTCGCGCCGCGCCTGCGCGAACGGGACTGGCACGTGCAGTGGTACGCCCATGCCGTCGATCTCGAGCGCATCGCGCAGTGGCACGAGCGCAGCGGCCTGGGCTGCGTGCTCGACCACCTGGCAGGCCTGCATGCCGAACTGCCGGTGCAGGACGCGGCCTGGAACCACCTGGACCGCCTGGCCGGCCTGGGCGCCTGGGTGAAGCTGTCGGGCTGGTACCGGCTGCGCGCCCAGGCCCCCTACACGGCGCTGCGCGCGCACATCGAGCGCGTGGCGCGCCGCATGCCGCAGCGCATGGTGTGGGGGTCGGACTGGCCGCACACCGCTTTCGCTCCGGACCGGCTGCCGGACTACGCCGGCGTGTGGACCCCGGTCGTGGAAGCGATCGGCATCGATGCCGCCGGGGCGGCGCGGCAGCGGGCCGGGGATCTCTACGCCTGA
- a CDS encoding tripartite tricarboxylate transporter substrate binding protein codes for MTDSSLPPAGPVPAGRLSRRGILLGAAAGALCAPWGASRAAPVAGGRPVALVVSYPAGGGADLMARIIAPRLGEALGQGVVVDNKPGASGQIAGAFVARAAPDGATLLVDASSFAVNPSLYPKMAYDSDKAFTPLAVLATFPNVLVCSADFPARTVLDVVRMARERPGDIAYASSGNGSAQHLAGALFEQRAGVKLSHIPYRGGGPAMNDVMGGQVPLFFANVASALGHIQSGRLRALAVTAPVRARSLPTVPTMAEVGVPHYEVLEWNPVLAPAGLPADTREALVGAIRKALADAEVLARVRALGGDVFADASQASAAKFIQAQQAQWAQVVRERGISVG; via the coding sequence ATGACCGATTCCTCCCTGCCGCCTGCCGGCCCCGTTCCTGCCGGGCGGCTTTCGCGCCGCGGCATCCTGCTCGGCGCCGCGGCCGGCGCGCTCTGCGCTCCCTGGGGCGCCAGCCGGGCCGCGCCCGTCGCAGGCGGCCGTCCGGTCGCCCTGGTGGTGTCCTACCCCGCCGGGGGCGGCGCCGACCTCATGGCCCGCATCATCGCGCCGCGCCTGGGCGAGGCCCTGGGCCAGGGCGTGGTGGTGGACAACAAGCCCGGCGCCAGCGGCCAGATCGCGGGGGCTTTCGTGGCGCGCGCGGCGCCGGACGGTGCCACGCTCCTGGTCGATGCCTCGTCGTTCGCCGTGAATCCGTCGCTCTATCCGAAGATGGCCTACGACTCCGACAAGGCCTTCACGCCGCTGGCGGTGCTGGCCACCTTCCCGAACGTGCTCGTGTGCTCGGCGGACTTCCCGGCGCGCACGGTGCTGGACGTGGTCCGCATGGCGCGCGAGCGGCCGGGGGACATCGCCTATGCCTCGTCGGGCAACGGCTCCGCCCAGCATCTGGCCGGCGCCCTGTTCGAGCAGCGCGCGGGCGTGAAGCTTTCGCACATTCCCTACCGCGGCGGCGGCCCGGCCATGAACGACGTGATGGGCGGCCAGGTGCCTTTGTTCTTCGCCAACGTCGCATCCGCCCTGGGCCACATCCAGTCGGGCAGGCTGCGGGCGCTCGCGGTGACGGCGCCGGTGCGCGCCCGGTCGCTGCCCACCGTGCCGACCATGGCCGAGGTGGGCGTGCCCCATTACGAGGTGCTGGAGTGGAACCCCGTGCTGGCGCCGGCCGGGCTGCCGGCGGATACCCGGGAGGCGCTGGTGGGCGCCATCCGCAAGGCGCTGGCCGATGCCGAGGTGCTGGCGCGGGTGCGCGCCCTGGGGGGCGACGTGTTCGCAGATGCCTCGCAGGCGAGCGCCGCGAAGTTCATCCAGGCGCAGCAGGCGCAGTGGGCCCAGGTCGTCCGCGAGCGCGGAATTTCGGTGGGATGA
- a CDS encoding GntR family transcriptional regulator, with translation MSEVIALDAAGQPGVARYAALAETLRRRVVRGEWPPGSSLPAEQALAAEHGVALGTLRRALELLVEQGLIERIHGRGTFVRSGIAGASMLRFFRFGEGPAGVPASRILSRQRAEPPGAVARALGLAAGESALRLQRLRLVDGEPCLLERIWLPLDLFGALEEGDPQEWGDLLYPFYASRLGVHVHRAVDEIGFAALTAPQAQALGLQAGHPCALVTRRAMDLSGRCVEWRATRGDAHAFHYTVTLV, from the coding sequence ATGTCTGAAGTGATCGCGCTGGATGCCGCTGGCCAGCCGGGCGTCGCGCGGTATGCGGCGCTCGCGGAAACCCTGCGCCGCCGCGTGGTGCGGGGCGAATGGCCCCCCGGCTCCTCGCTGCCGGCCGAGCAGGCCCTGGCGGCCGAGCACGGCGTGGCGCTGGGCACCCTGCGCCGCGCCCTGGAACTGCTGGTGGAGCAGGGGCTGATCGAGCGCATCCATGGGCGCGGAACCTTCGTGCGCAGCGGTATCGCGGGTGCGTCGATGCTGCGTTTCTTCCGCTTCGGCGAAGGACCGGCGGGCGTGCCGGCCTCGCGCATCCTGTCGCGCCAGCGCGCCGAGCCGCCCGGTGCCGTGGCCCGCGCCCTGGGCCTGGCCGCCGGCGAGAGCGCGCTGCGCCTGCAGCGCCTGCGGCTGGTCGATGGCGAGCCCTGCCTGCTGGAGCGGATCTGGCTGCCGCTGGATCTCTTCGGGGCGCTGGAGGAGGGCGATCCGCAGGAATGGGGCGACCTGCTCTATCCCTTCTATGCATCCCGGCTGGGCGTGCACGTGCACCGCGCGGTGGACGAGATCGGCTTCGCCGCCCTCACCGCGCCGCAGGCGCAGGCGCTCGGCCTGCAGGCCGGCCACCCCTGCGCCCTCGTCACGCGGCGCGCCATGGACCTGTCGGGCCGCTGCGTGGAGTGGCGCGCCACGCGCGGCGATGCCCACGCATTCCATTACACCGTCACGCTCGTGTGA
- the dbpA gene encoding ATP-dependent RNA helicase DbpA encodes MQPSPSSPAPQAAAAASAGFDALGLAPEVLANLRQLGYERMTPIQAASLPPALLGRDLIAQASTGSGKTAAFGLALLERLNPRRFAVQALVLCPTRELADQVASEIRRLARAQENIKVVTLCGGVPLRGQVASLEHGAHVVVGTPGRVMDHLERGTLDLGALATFVLDEADRMLDMGFSEDIAQVARRCPDTRQTLLFSATYPDGIERIARQFMKDPQRIAVQAQHAEGKIEQRWYEVQERERLHAVSQLLNHFRPESAIAFCNTKQQCRDLVEVLRAQGFSALALHGDLEQRDRDQVLVQFANRSCSVLVATDVAARGIDIAGLQAVINVDVAPDPEVHIHRIGRTGRADAEGLALSLASLPEMGQVGRIEVLQGRPSEWHPLSGLTPAPGGPLQPPMATIQIIGGRKEKIRAGDVLGALTGEMGFTREQVGKINVNDFSTYVAVERSVARQAAQRLSSGRVKGRSVKARLVEDGDA; translated from the coding sequence ATGCAACCCTCCCCTTCCTCCCCGGCGCCCCAGGCCGCCGCCGCGGCATCCGCAGGCTTCGACGCCCTCGGGCTCGCCCCCGAGGTGCTGGCCAACCTGCGCCAGCTCGGCTACGAGCGCATGACGCCCATCCAGGCGGCCAGCCTGCCGCCCGCCCTGCTGGGCCGCGACCTGATCGCCCAGGCCAGCACCGGCAGCGGCAAGACGGCCGCCTTCGGGCTGGCCCTGCTGGAGCGCCTCAATCCGCGCCGCTTCGCCGTGCAGGCGCTGGTGCTCTGCCCCACGCGCGAACTGGCCGACCAGGTGGCGTCCGAGATCCGCCGGCTGGCCCGCGCGCAGGAGAACATCAAGGTCGTCACCCTCTGCGGCGGCGTGCCGCTGCGCGGGCAGGTCGCGAGCCTGGAGCATGGCGCGCACGTCGTCGTCGGCACGCCCGGCCGCGTGATGGACCACCTCGAGCGCGGCACGCTCGACCTCGGCGCGCTGGCCACCTTCGTGCTGGACGAGGCCGACCGCATGCTCGACATGGGTTTCTCCGAAGACATCGCCCAGGTGGCGCGCCGCTGCCCGGACACCCGCCAGACGCTGCTGTTCTCGGCCACCTATCCCGACGGCATCGAGCGGATCGCGCGGCAGTTCATGAAAGACCCGCAGCGCATCGCCGTGCAGGCCCAGCACGCCGAGGGCAAGATCGAGCAGCGCTGGTACGAGGTGCAGGAGCGCGAGCGCCTGCATGCCGTCTCGCAGCTGCTGAACCATTTCCGGCCGGAATCCGCCATCGCGTTCTGCAACACGAAGCAGCAGTGCCGCGACCTGGTGGAGGTGCTGCGCGCCCAGGGGTTCAGCGCCCTGGCCCTGCACGGCGACCTGGAGCAGCGCGACCGCGACCAGGTGCTGGTGCAGTTCGCCAACCGCAGCTGCAGCGTGCTGGTGGCCACCGACGTGGCCGCGCGCGGCATCGACATCGCCGGGCTGCAGGCCGTCATCAACGTGGACGTGGCACCCGACCCGGAGGTGCACATCCACCGCATCGGGCGCACCGGCCGCGCTGATGCGGAAGGCCTGGCCCTCAGCCTCGCGAGCCTGCCGGAAATGGGCCAGGTGGGGCGCATCGAGGTGCTGCAGGGCCGGCCGTCGGAGTGGCATCCGCTCTCCGGCCTCACCCCCGCGCCGGGCGGGCCGCTGCAGCCGCCCATGGCCACGATCCAGATCATCGGCGGCCGCAAGGAAAAGATCCGCGCGGGCGACGTGCTGGGCGCGCTCACCGGCGAGATGGGCTTCACGCGCGAGCAGGTGGGCAAGATCAACGTGAACGACTTCTCCACCTACGTGGCGGTGGAGCGCAGCGTGGCGCGGCAGGCCGCGCAGCGGCTCTCGTCCGGCCGCGTGAAGGGCCGCAGCGTCAAGGCGCGGCTGGTCGAGGACGGCGACGCCTGA
- a CDS encoding AMP nucleosidase, which yields MAQIPEFTEPTFHTDPADALAQVQRIYQEQIGHLRNAMQRFVAGETPNGHVRAFYPFVRVQTTTVARAATQLAYGFVEGPGRYETTLTRPDLFARYYAEQFRLLRASHNVELEVGISNQPIPIHFSFAEHDHIEGTLSAQRRMLMRDVFDLPDLAAMDDGIANGTWEPRAGEAQPLSLFTAPRVDYSLHRLRHYTGTAPEWFQNFVLFTNYQFYIDEFVRLGHAEMANPDSEYVAFIEPGNVVTRRTGLPAEAGDDLGSPPPRLPQMPAYHLVRADRSGTSMVNIGVGPSNAKTITDHIAVLRPHAWMMLGHCAGLRNSQQLGDYVLAHAYVREDHVLDEELPLWVPIPALAEIQLALQQAVADVTQVPEDQLKRIMRTGTVASTDNRNWELLPDNMPQRRFSQSRAVALDMESATIAANGFRFRVPYGTLLCVSDKPLHGEIKLPGMANHFYRERVDQHLRIGMRAIDILRAGGVSRLHSRKLRSFAEVAFQ from the coding sequence ATGGCCCAGATTCCAGAATTCACAGAGCCCACCTTCCACACCGATCCCGCCGACGCGCTGGCCCAGGTCCAGCGCATCTACCAGGAGCAGATCGGCCACCTGAGAAACGCCATGCAGCGCTTCGTGGCCGGCGAGACGCCGAACGGCCACGTGCGGGCGTTCTATCCCTTCGTGCGGGTGCAGACCACCACGGTGGCGCGCGCGGCCACGCAGCTGGCCTACGGATTCGTGGAAGGACCGGGACGCTACGAGACCACCCTCACCCGCCCCGACCTGTTCGCGCGCTACTACGCCGAACAGTTCCGGCTGCTGCGCGCCAGCCACAACGTCGAACTGGAGGTGGGCATCAGCAACCAGCCCATCCCCATCCACTTCTCGTTCGCCGAACACGACCACATCGAGGGCACCCTGTCGGCCCAGCGCCGCATGCTCATGCGCGACGTGTTCGACCTGCCCGACCTCGCCGCCATGGACGACGGCATCGCCAACGGCACCTGGGAGCCGCGCGCGGGCGAGGCGCAGCCGCTGTCGCTGTTCACCGCGCCGCGCGTGGATTATTCGCTGCACCGCCTGCGCCACTACACGGGCACCGCGCCCGAGTGGTTCCAGAACTTCGTGCTGTTCACGAACTACCAGTTCTACATCGATGAATTCGTGCGCCTTGGCCATGCCGAGATGGCAAACCCCGACAGCGAATACGTCGCCTTCATCGAGCCCGGCAACGTGGTCACGCGCCGCACCGGCCTGCCCGCCGAGGCGGGCGACGACCTCGGCTCCCCGCCGCCGCGCCTGCCGCAGATGCCCGCCTACCACCTCGTGCGCGCCGACCGCAGCGGCACCAGCATGGTGAACATCGGCGTGGGCCCGTCCAACGCCAAGACCATCACCGACCACATCGCCGTGCTGCGGCCGCACGCCTGGATGATGCTGGGCCACTGCGCGGGCCTGCGCAACAGCCAGCAGCTGGGCGACTACGTGCTGGCGCATGCCTACGTGCGCGAGGACCACGTGCTCGACGAGGAACTGCCCCTGTGGGTGCCGATCCCCGCGCTGGCCGAGATCCAGCTCGCGCTGCAGCAGGCGGTGGCGGACGTGACCCAGGTGCCCGAGGACCAGCTCAAGCGCATCATGCGCACCGGCACCGTGGCCAGCACCGACAACCGCAACTGGGAGCTGCTGCCCGACAACATGCCCCAGCGGCGCTTCAGCCAGAGCCGCGCCGTGGCGCTGGACATGGAAAGCGCCACCATCGCCGCCAACGGCTTCCGCTTCCGCGTGCCCTACGGTACGCTGCTGTGCGTGTCCGACAAGCCGCTGCACGGCGAGATCAAGCTGCCGGGCATGGCCAACCACTTCTACCGCGAGCGCGTGGACCAGCATCTGCGCATCGGCATGCGCGCCATCGACATCCTGCGTGCCGGCGGCGTGAGCCGGCTGCACAGCCGCAAGCTGCGCAGCTTCGCGGAAGTCGCCTTCCAGTAG
- a CDS encoding GGDEF domain-containing protein, producing MALDFVTLLAVTATNLFMLSIALPLIMGREVSRAARFAQASVALQATSWAAIIASSHLWDQVLSTLSIASAAAAQWALFTALQEWLGPRPGRRWLPWLVAAIPLGYTLGFGSYPFRVGWANLLLAVLLATVARATLVPWRPSPRHWRLLLCACLVAMAGFTGARGVLGAFFTDAYPSFRTPHPVNIAAALAANVTLVLGTVALLVAWRTEAEDKLRALAKTDALTGVLNRRGFDVRGRALLAHALRHGLRVTAVMLDVDHFKRVNDTHGHGTGDHVLAFFARLLQDATRTGDVAGRIGGEEFAVLLAHAPGDRAAESFDRRLRARLAADSPQALGFPVGYSAGAATLDAAPPDPGTVAVAPLLADLMARADAALYEAKRAGRGRMQVQSPAQGAPA from the coding sequence ATGGCGCTGGATTTCGTCACGCTGCTGGCCGTCACGGCCACCAACCTGTTCATGCTCTCGATCGCCCTGCCGCTCATCATGGGGCGGGAGGTCAGCCGTGCCGCGCGCTTCGCGCAGGCCAGCGTGGCGCTGCAGGCCACTTCCTGGGCGGCGATCATCGCGTCCTCCCACCTGTGGGACCAGGTGCTGTCCACGCTCTCCATCGCCAGCGCGGCGGCCGCCCAGTGGGCGCTGTTCACCGCCCTGCAGGAATGGCTGGGGCCGCGCCCGGGGCGGCGCTGGCTGCCCTGGCTGGTCGCCGCGATACCGCTCGGCTACACCCTGGGTTTCGGCAGCTACCCCTTCCGCGTGGGCTGGGCCAACCTGCTGCTGGCCGTGCTGCTGGCCACCGTCGCGCGGGCCACGCTCGTGCCCTGGCGCCCGTCGCCCCGGCACTGGCGCCTGCTGCTGTGCGCCTGCCTCGTCGCGATGGCCGGCTTCACGGGCGCGCGCGGCGTGCTCGGCGCCTTCTTCACCGACGCCTACCCGAGCTTCCGCACGCCGCACCCGGTGAACATCGCCGCCGCGCTCGCCGCCAACGTGACGCTGGTGCTGGGCACGGTGGCGCTGCTCGTCGCATGGCGCACCGAGGCGGAGGACAAGCTGCGCGCCCTGGCCAAGACGGACGCGCTCACCGGCGTGCTCAACCGGCGCGGCTTCGACGTGCGGGGCCGGGCGCTGCTGGCGCATGCGCTGCGGCACGGCCTGCGCGTGACCGCCGTGATGCTGGACGTGGACCACTTCAAGCGCGTGAACGACACGCACGGGCACGGCACGGGCGACCACGTGCTCGCATTCTTCGCGCGGCTGCTGCAGGATGCGACGCGCACGGGCGACGTGGCGGGCCGCATCGGCGGCGAGGAGTTCGCCGTGCTGCTCGCGCATGCCCCGGGCGACCGCGCCGCCGAGAGTTTCGACCGCCGGCTGCGTGCGCGGCTGGCCGCCGACAGCCCGCAGGCCCTGGGATTCCCGGTCGGCTACAGCGCGGGGGCCGCCACCCTGGACGCCGCCCCGCCGGACCCCGGCACCGTGGCCGTCGCCCCGCTGCTCGCCGACCTCATGGCGCGTGCCGACGCGGCCCTCTACGAAGCCAAGCGCGCAGGGCGCGGGCGCATGCAGGTGCAGTCTCCGGCACAGGGTGCGCCGGCCTGA
- a CDS encoding porin produces the protein MNKHSLPAALALAALQCAGAHAQSAVTLYGTVDAAVTRRQLSGETAVGGVTSGGLSTSRWGIAGTEDLGGGLRAQFDLSSFIRVDTGDAGRSATEPYWARAAWVGLASATAGSVRLGRVPTTGFQQAVRFNPFGDSAVLSPFLLHNYLPSPSQSLMTSDGFLDSGWSNSVAYTSPSFADVTASVQYAAREGSGAGRRLGLGAIYGAPASKFSVGVSYEKTGGAAATFPRRNPVSDPAAGVVTLRDFTNATVGASYDFGAVRLFGQYRHASLEGSSGKVRLETAQLGAAVPLGAGKVLASVARTEKTEAGAQDQNRTSFALGYDHDLSKRTDVYVATLFDKASGLDRGTTLAVGIRHRF, from the coding sequence ATGAACAAGCATTCCCTTCCGGCCGCCCTGGCCCTGGCGGCCCTGCAGTGCGCCGGCGCGCACGCCCAGTCCGCCGTGACGCTGTACGGCACCGTCGATGCGGCGGTCACGCGGCGGCAGCTGTCCGGCGAAACCGCCGTGGGCGGCGTGACCAGCGGTGGCCTGTCCACCTCGCGCTGGGGCATCGCCGGCACCGAGGACCTGGGAGGCGGGCTGCGCGCGCAGTTCGACCTGAGTTCCTTCATCCGGGTGGACACCGGCGACGCCGGGCGGTCCGCGACCGAGCCGTACTGGGCCCGTGCCGCCTGGGTGGGGCTCGCATCGGCCACGGCGGGTTCCGTCCGCCTCGGCCGCGTCCCCACCACCGGTTTCCAGCAGGCCGTGCGGTTCAACCCCTTCGGGGATTCGGCGGTGCTCAGTCCTTTCCTGCTGCACAACTACCTGCCCAGCCCATCCCAGTCCCTGATGACATCCGACGGATTCCTGGATTCCGGCTGGAGCAATTCGGTGGCCTACACCAGCCCGTCCTTCGCCGACGTGACGGCCAGCGTGCAGTACGCAGCCCGCGAGGGGTCGGGCGCCGGCCGGCGGCTGGGCCTGGGCGCCATCTACGGCGCGCCCGCGTCGAAGTTCTCCGTGGGGGTCAGCTACGAGAAGACCGGCGGTGCCGCGGCCACGTTCCCGCGCCGCAATCCGGTGTCCGATCCCGCCGCGGGCGTGGTCACCCTGCGGGACTTCACCAATGCCACCGTGGGGGCCAGCTACGACTTCGGTGCCGTCAGGCTGTTCGGCCAGTACCGCCATGCGAGCCTGGAGGGCTCCAGCGGCAAGGTGCGCCTGGAGACGGCCCAGCTGGGTGCCGCGGTGCCCCTGGGCGCCGGCAAGGTGCTGGCCAGCGTGGCGCGCACGGAAAAGACCGAGGCGGGGGCGCAGGACCAGAACCGCACCTCGTTCGCGCTCGGCTACGACCACGACCTGTCCAAACGCACGGACGTGTACGTGGCGACACTGTTCGACAAGGCCTCCGGGCTGGACCGCGGCACCACGCTGGCCGTGGGCATCCGCCACCGGTTCTGA